A genomic region of Candidatus Hydrogenedens sp. contains the following coding sequences:
- a CDS encoding Ca2+-dependent phosphoinositide-specific phospholipase C, with protein sequence MKYKQFILLFFIWLVNCNFSFCDEITMPKMNQIQVIGTHNSYHKRPQYLSWAKEYVKETKDWDYEHLPLDLQLNNGVRSFELDIHNTPEGWKVMHVPKFDDTSTCLNLQECLRTIREWSDQNPWHVPISVLIEWKDEGPVIDKRITIPTKEDIERIEEDILAVWSKDRIITPDSVRGDFKTLEEAILNKGWPTLDEVRGKIMFIFHNREKLREMYLDGHPNLENRLMFVNSRPGEPYSATVIIDNPFHEEIPIWVQKGYFIRVFGGNPKSQKAFSCGAQVISTDNPPGEPYQKTGYQTIFPDGSTVRWNPINGPTDNTIPPEKK encoded by the coding sequence ATGAAATATAAACAGTTTATTTTACTATTTTTTATATGGCTTGTTAATTGTAATTTTTCTTTTTGCGATGAAATAACAATGCCTAAAATGAATCAGATTCAGGTGATTGGAACGCATAACAGTTATCATAAACGCCCTCAATACCTTTCTTGGGCGAAAGAGTATGTAAAAGAAACAAAAGATTGGGATTATGAACATTTACCTTTAGATTTACAATTAAATAATGGCGTCCGCAGTTTTGAATTAGATATTCACAACACACCTGAGGGCTGGAAAGTTATGCATGTGCCGAAATTTGATGACACAAGCACATGCTTGAATTTACAAGAATGTTTGAGGACTATACGCGAATGGTCAGACCAAAATCCATGGCATGTTCCTATTAGTGTATTGATAGAATGGAAAGATGAAGGACCTGTGATTGATAAGCGTATAACAATCCCGACAAAGGAGGATATTGAACGAATTGAAGAAGATATACTTGCTGTATGGAGTAAAGATAGGATAATCACACCGGACAGTGTCCGTGGAGATTTTAAGACACTGGAAGAAGCAATATTAAATAAAGGTTGGCCTACTTTAGATGAAGTGCGAGGAAAAATCATGTTTATATTCCATAACAGGGAAAAATTAAGAGAGATGTATCTCGACGGTCATCCAAACTTAGAAAACCGACTGATGTTTGTTAATTCACGCCCCGGTGAACCTTACTCTGCAACCGTAATAATAGATAATCCTTTTCATGAAGAAATACCTATATGGGTCCAAAAAGGATACTTTATTCGTGTTTTTGGAGGTAATCCAAAATCCCAGAAAGCATTTTCATGCGGAGCACAAGTTATCTCCACAGATAATCCTCCAGGAGAACCTTATCAAAAAACAGGTTACCAGACAATATTTCCCGATGGTTCTACTGTCCGCTGGAATCCCATAAATGGACCTACTGATAACACAATCCCTCCTGAGAAAAAATAA